From the Manis javanica isolate MJ-LG chromosome 13, MJ_LKY, whole genome shotgun sequence genome, one window contains:
- the HCN2 gene encoding potassium/sodium hyperpolarization-activated cyclic nucleotide-gated channel 2 isoform X1: MDARGGGGRPGESLGATPAPGPPPPPPPPAPPQQQPPPPAPPSGPGPAPPQQPPRADAAPPEAADEGGPRARLRSRDSSCGRPGTPGAASTAKGSPNGECGRGEPQCSPAGPEGPARGAKVSFSCRGAAAGPAPADEAGSEEAGPAGEPRGSQASFLQRQFGALLQPGVNKFSLRMFGSQKAVEREQERVKSAGAWIIHPYSDFRFYWDFTMLLFMVGNLIIIPVGITFFKDETTAPWIVFNVVSDTFFLMDLVLNFRTGIVIEDNTEIILDPEKIKKKYLRTWFVVDFVSSIPVDYIFLIVEKGIDSEVYKTARALRIVRFTKILSLLRLLRLSRLIRYIHQWEEIFHMTYDLASAVMRICNLISMMLLLCHWDGCLQFLVPMLQDFPRNCWVSINGMVNHSWSELYSFALFKAMSHMLCIGYGRQAPESMTDIWLTMLSMIVGATCYAMFIGHATALIQSLDSSRRQYQEKYKQVEQYMSFHKLPADFRQKIHDYYEHRYQGKMFDEDSILGELSGPLREEIVNFNCRKLVASMPLFANADPNFVTAMLTKLKFEVFQPGDYIIREGTIGKKMYFIQHGVVSVLTKGNKEMKLSDGSYFGEICLLTRGRRTASVRADTYCRLYSLSVDNFNEVLEEYPMMRRAFETVAIDRLDRIGKKNSILLHKVQHDLNSGVFNNQENAIIQEIVKYDRQMAQQAELGHRAGLFAQPQPPQVTSAIATLQQAVAMSFCPQVARPLVGPLALGSPRLVRRPAPGPAPAAASPGPAPVASPQGAPASPRAPRTSPYGCAPSSPAAPRAGPALPARRLSRASRPLSASQPSLPHGAPGPGPGASPRAASSSTPRLGPGPATRAAAPSPDRRDSASPGAAGALDPLDSARSRLSSNL, encoded by the exons GGGGCGGCGGGCGGCCCGGGGAGAGCCTAGGCGCGACCCCCGCGccggggccgccgccgccgccgccgccgcccgcgcctCCCCagcagcagccgccgccgcccgcgcccccCTCGGGCCCCGGGCCCGCGCCCCCCCAGCAGCCTCCCCGGGCCGACGCGGCGCCCCCGGAGGCGGCGGACGAGGGCGGCCCGCGGGCCCGGCTCCGCAGCCGCGACAGCTCTTGCGGCCGCCCGGGCACCCCGGGAGCGGCGAGCACTGCCAAGGGCAGCCCGAATGGCGAGTGCGGGCGCGGCGAGCCGCAGTGCAGCCCCGCGGGGCCGGAGGGCCCGGCGCGCGGGGCCAAGGTATCGTTCTCGTGCCGCGGGGCGGCCGCGGGGCCCGCGCCGGCGGACGAGGCGGGCAGCGAGGAGGCGGGCCCGGCCGGGGAGCCGCGCGGCAGCCAGGCCAGCTTCCTGCAGCGCCAGTTCGGCGCGCTCCTGCAGCCGGGCGTCAACAAGTTCTCGCTGCGGATGTTCGGCAGCCAGAAGGCCGTGGAGCGCGAGCAGGAGCGCGTCAAGTCCGCGGGGGCCTGGATCATCCACCCGTACAGCGACTTCAG GTTCTACTGGGACTTCACCATGCTGCTTTTCATGGTGGGAAACCTCATCATCATACCCGTGGGCATCACCTTCTTCAAGGATGAGACCACAGCCCCGTGGATTGTGTTCAACGTGGTCTCGGACACGTTCTTCCTCATGGACCTTGTGCTGAACTTCCGCACGGGCATCGTCATCGAGGACAACACGGAGATCATCCTGGACCCCGAGAAGATCAAGAAGAAGTACCTGCGCACGTGGTTTGTGGTGGACTTTGTGTCCTCCATCCCCGTGGACTACATCTTCCTCATCGTAGAGAAGGGCATCGACTCCGAGGTGTACAAGACTGCGCGCGCGCTGCGCATCGTGCGCTTCACCAAGATCCTCAGCCTGCTGCGCCTGCTGCGCCTGTCGCGGCTCATCCGCTACATCCATCAGTGGGAGGAG ATCTTCCACATGACCTACGACCTGGCGAGCGCGGTCATGCGCATCTGCAACCTCATCAGCATGATGCTCCTCCTGTGCCACTGGGACGGCTGCCTGCAGTTCCTGGTGCCCATGCTGCAGGACTTCCCGCGCAACTGCTGGGTCTCCATCAACGGCATGGTG AACCACTCCTGGAGCGAGCTGTACTCCTTCGCGCTCTTCAAGGCCATGAGCCACATGCTGTGCATCGGGTACGGGCGCCAGGCGCCCGAGAGCATGACAGACATCTGGCTGACGATGCTGAGCATGATAGTGGGCGCCACCTGCTACGCCATGTTCATCGGCCACGCCACTGCTCTCATCCAGTCGCTGGACTCCTCGCGGCGCCAGTACCAGGAGAAG TACAAGCAGGTGGAGCAGTACATGTCCTTCCACAAGCTCCCGGCCGACTTCCGGCAGAAGATCCACGACTACTACGAGCACCGCTACCAGGGCAAGATGTTCGACGAGGACAGCATCCTGGGCGAGCTCAGCGGGCCCCTGCGGGAG GAGATTGTGAACTTCAACTGCCGGAAGCTGGTGGCCTCAATGCCGTTGTTTGCCAATGCAGACCCCAACTTTGTCACAGCCATGCTGACCAAACTCAAATTTGAGGTCTTCCAGCCGGGTGACTACATCATCCGTGAGGGCACCATTGGCAAGAAGATGTATTTCATCCAGCACGGTGTGGTCAGCGTGCTCACCAAGGGCAACAAGGAGATGAAGCTGTCTGATGGCTCCTATTTTGGGG AGATCTGCCTGCTGACACGGGGTCGGCGCACGGCAAGCGTGCGGGCTGATACCTACTGCCGCCTCTACTCACTGAGCGTGGACAACTTCAACGAGGTGCTTGAGGAGTACCCCATGATGCGGCGGGCCTTTGAGACCGTCGCCATCGACCGCCTGGACCGCATCG GCAAGAAGAACTCCATCCTCCTGCACAAGGTGCAGCATGACCTCAACTCGGGCGTGTTCAACAACCAGGAGAACGCCATCATCCAGGAGATCGTCAAGTACGACCGCCAGATGGCACAGCAGGCCGAGCTGGGCCACCGTGCAGGCCTCTTCGCACAGCCCCAGCCGCCGCAGGTCACCTCGGCCATCGCCACCCTCCAGCAGGCCGTGGCCATGAGCTTCTGCCCGCAAGTGGCGCGTCCACTCGTGGGGCCGCTGGCGCTCGGCTCTCCCCGCCTCGTGCGCCGCCCAGCCCCGGGgcccgcgcccgccgccgcctCGCCCGGGCCCGCGCCCGTCGCCAGTCCCCAGGGGGCGCCCGCCAGCCCCCGGGCGCCGCGGACCTCGCCCTACGGCTGCGCGCCCAGCTCCCCCGCCGCCCCGCGCGCCGGGCCCGCGCTGCCCGCGCGCCGCCTGAGCCGTGCGTCGCGGCCACTGTCCGCCTCACAGCCCTCGCTGCCGCACGGCGCACCCgggcctggccctggggcctCCCCGCGCGCGGCCAGCAGCTCCACGCCGCGCCTGGGACCCGGGCCCGCCACCCGAGCTGCCGCACCCAGCCCGGACCGCAGGGACTCGGCCTCGCCCGGCGCCGCCGGCGCCCTGGACCCACTGGACTCCGCACGCTCGCGCCTCTCTTCCAACTTGTGA
- the HCN2 gene encoding potassium/sodium hyperpolarization-activated cyclic nucleotide-gated channel 2 isoform X2 — protein MDARGGGGRPGESLGATPAPGPPPPPPPPAPPQQQPPPPAPPSGPGPAPPQQPPRADAAPPEAADEGGPRARLRSRDSSCGRPGTPGAASTAKGSPNGECGRGEPQCSPAGPEGPARGAKVSFSCRGAAAGPAPADEAGSEEAGPAGEPRGSQASFLQRQFGALLQPGVNKFSLRMFGSQKAVEREQERVKSAGAWIIHPYSDFRFYWDFTMLLFMVGNLIIIPVGITFFKDETTAPWIVFNVVSDTFFLMDLVLNFRTGIVIEDNTEIILDPEKIKKKYLRTWFVVDFVSSIPVDYIFLIVEKGIDSEVYKTARALRIVRFTKILSLLRLLRLSRLIRYIHQWEEIFHMTYDLASAVMRICNLISMMLLLCHWDGCLQFLVPMLQDFPRNCWVSINGMVNHSWSELYSFALFKAMSHMLCIGYGRQAPESMTDIWLTMLSMIVGATCYAMFIGHATALIQSLDSSRRQYQEKYKQVEQYMSFHKLPADFRQKIHDYYEHRYQGKMFDEDSILGELSGPLREEIVNFNCRKLVASMPLFANADPNFVTAMLTKLKFEVFQPGDYIIREGTIGKKMYFIQHGVVSVLTKGNKEMKLSDGSYFGEICLLTRGRRTASVRADTYCRLYSLSVDNFNEVLEEYPMMRRAFETVAIDRLDRIAGA, from the exons GGGGCGGCGGGCGGCCCGGGGAGAGCCTAGGCGCGACCCCCGCGccggggccgccgccgccgccgccgccgcccgcgcctCCCCagcagcagccgccgccgcccgcgcccccCTCGGGCCCCGGGCCCGCGCCCCCCCAGCAGCCTCCCCGGGCCGACGCGGCGCCCCCGGAGGCGGCGGACGAGGGCGGCCCGCGGGCCCGGCTCCGCAGCCGCGACAGCTCTTGCGGCCGCCCGGGCACCCCGGGAGCGGCGAGCACTGCCAAGGGCAGCCCGAATGGCGAGTGCGGGCGCGGCGAGCCGCAGTGCAGCCCCGCGGGGCCGGAGGGCCCGGCGCGCGGGGCCAAGGTATCGTTCTCGTGCCGCGGGGCGGCCGCGGGGCCCGCGCCGGCGGACGAGGCGGGCAGCGAGGAGGCGGGCCCGGCCGGGGAGCCGCGCGGCAGCCAGGCCAGCTTCCTGCAGCGCCAGTTCGGCGCGCTCCTGCAGCCGGGCGTCAACAAGTTCTCGCTGCGGATGTTCGGCAGCCAGAAGGCCGTGGAGCGCGAGCAGGAGCGCGTCAAGTCCGCGGGGGCCTGGATCATCCACCCGTACAGCGACTTCAG GTTCTACTGGGACTTCACCATGCTGCTTTTCATGGTGGGAAACCTCATCATCATACCCGTGGGCATCACCTTCTTCAAGGATGAGACCACAGCCCCGTGGATTGTGTTCAACGTGGTCTCGGACACGTTCTTCCTCATGGACCTTGTGCTGAACTTCCGCACGGGCATCGTCATCGAGGACAACACGGAGATCATCCTGGACCCCGAGAAGATCAAGAAGAAGTACCTGCGCACGTGGTTTGTGGTGGACTTTGTGTCCTCCATCCCCGTGGACTACATCTTCCTCATCGTAGAGAAGGGCATCGACTCCGAGGTGTACAAGACTGCGCGCGCGCTGCGCATCGTGCGCTTCACCAAGATCCTCAGCCTGCTGCGCCTGCTGCGCCTGTCGCGGCTCATCCGCTACATCCATCAGTGGGAGGAG ATCTTCCACATGACCTACGACCTGGCGAGCGCGGTCATGCGCATCTGCAACCTCATCAGCATGATGCTCCTCCTGTGCCACTGGGACGGCTGCCTGCAGTTCCTGGTGCCCATGCTGCAGGACTTCCCGCGCAACTGCTGGGTCTCCATCAACGGCATGGTG AACCACTCCTGGAGCGAGCTGTACTCCTTCGCGCTCTTCAAGGCCATGAGCCACATGCTGTGCATCGGGTACGGGCGCCAGGCGCCCGAGAGCATGACAGACATCTGGCTGACGATGCTGAGCATGATAGTGGGCGCCACCTGCTACGCCATGTTCATCGGCCACGCCACTGCTCTCATCCAGTCGCTGGACTCCTCGCGGCGCCAGTACCAGGAGAAG TACAAGCAGGTGGAGCAGTACATGTCCTTCCACAAGCTCCCGGCCGACTTCCGGCAGAAGATCCACGACTACTACGAGCACCGCTACCAGGGCAAGATGTTCGACGAGGACAGCATCCTGGGCGAGCTCAGCGGGCCCCTGCGGGAG GAGATTGTGAACTTCAACTGCCGGAAGCTGGTGGCCTCAATGCCGTTGTTTGCCAATGCAGACCCCAACTTTGTCACAGCCATGCTGACCAAACTCAAATTTGAGGTCTTCCAGCCGGGTGACTACATCATCCGTGAGGGCACCATTGGCAAGAAGATGTATTTCATCCAGCACGGTGTGGTCAGCGTGCTCACCAAGGGCAACAAGGAGATGAAGCTGTCTGATGGCTCCTATTTTGGGG AGATCTGCCTGCTGACACGGGGTCGGCGCACGGCAAGCGTGCGGGCTGATACCTACTGCCGCCTCTACTCACTGAGCGTGGACAACTTCAACGAGGTGCTTGAGGAGTACCCCATGATGCGGCGGGCCTTTGAGACCGTCGCCATCGACCGCCTGGACCGCATCG CAGGTGCTTGA